The following coding sequences are from one Ancylobacter sp. TS-1 window:
- a CDS encoding (2,3-dihydroxybenzoyl)adenylate synthase, with the protein MIPLRQVWPGECAARYRAKGYWRGETFCSFLRARASEMPDRLAVVGGEQRWSFAELEARAERIARGLLALGLKPGDRVVVQLPNIPEFLSVVFGLFRARLIPVYALPAHRSVEIVHFARMAEARGYILAAGHEGFDYRPLAREVCREVPALDHIVVVGEGGDFASLAALPSGDEVALPQDADPSEVAFLQISGGSTGLSKLIPRTHDDYIYSFRASAEICRLGPSSVYLAALPVAHNFPMSSPGVFGALYAGSRVVLAPSPSPEVAFPLIAREGVTITGLVPPLALLWLQAAPNTSHDLSSLEVLQVGGAKFLTESARRVRPVLGCTLQQVFGMAEGLVNYTRLDDDEETIVSTQGRPISPDDEVLILDDEGRPVPEGEAGNLLTRGPYTIRAYHNNDGANARAFTEDGFYRTGDVVKRTPEGYLVVQGRANDHINRAGEKISAEEIEDHLLGHPSVFDAAVVSLPDDFLGERSCAFVIAQGQKPKAAALKAWMRTRGLADFKVPDQIVFVDGFETTAVGKVSRKELRASLRRRFLEQAEG; encoded by the coding sequence GTGATACCGTTGCGGCAGGTCTGGCCCGGGGAATGCGCCGCCCGCTACCGGGCGAAGGGCTATTGGCGCGGGGAGACGTTCTGCTCCTTCCTGCGCGCGCGGGCGAGCGAGATGCCCGACCGCCTCGCCGTGGTCGGCGGCGAGCAGCGCTGGAGCTTCGCCGAGCTTGAGGCGCGGGCGGAGCGCATCGCGCGCGGCTTGCTGGCGCTGGGGCTGAAGCCGGGCGACCGGGTGGTGGTGCAACTGCCCAACATCCCGGAATTCCTTTCCGTGGTGTTCGGCCTGTTCCGCGCGCGGCTGATCCCGGTCTATGCGCTGCCGGCCCATCGCAGCGTCGAGATCGTCCATTTCGCCCGCATGGCGGAAGCGCGCGGCTACATCCTCGCCGCCGGACACGAGGGCTTCGACTACCGTCCGCTGGCGCGGGAGGTGTGCCGCGAGGTGCCGGCGCTCGACCATATCGTGGTGGTCGGCGAGGGCGGCGACTTCGCCTCGCTCGCCGCGCTTCCCTCAGGCGACGAGGTGGCGCTGCCTCAAGATGCCGATCCGTCCGAGGTCGCCTTCCTGCAGATTTCCGGGGGCTCGACCGGGCTTTCCAAGCTGATCCCGCGTACCCATGACGACTACATCTATTCGTTCCGCGCCAGCGCCGAGATTTGCCGGCTCGGCCCTTCCAGCGTCTATCTCGCCGCGCTGCCGGTGGCGCATAATTTCCCCATGAGTTCGCCCGGCGTGTTCGGCGCGCTTTACGCCGGTTCGCGCGTGGTGCTCGCCCCCTCGCCGAGCCCGGAAGTCGCCTTCCCGCTGATCGCGCGCGAGGGCGTGACCATTACGGGTCTGGTGCCGCCGCTCGCCTTGCTCTGGCTTCAGGCGGCGCCCAACACGTCGCACGACCTGTCCTCGCTTGAGGTACTGCAGGTCGGCGGGGCGAAGTTCCTCACCGAATCCGCCCGCCGGGTGCGCCCCGTGCTCGGCTGCACGCTCCAGCAGGTGTTCGGCATGGCCGAGGGGCTGGTGAACTACACCCGCCTCGACGACGACGAGGAGACCATCGTCTCGACGCAGGGCCGCCCGATCAGCCCCGACGATGAGGTGCTGATCCTCGACGACGAGGGCCGCCCGGTGCCGGAGGGCGAGGCCGGCAACCTGCTGACGCGCGGGCCCTACACGATCCGCGCCTACCACAATAATGACGGGGCCAATGCCCGCGCCTTCACCGAGGACGGCTTCTACCGCACCGGCGACGTGGTGAAGCGCACGCCCGAGGGCTACCTCGTCGTGCAGGGCCGGGCGAACGACCACATCAACCGCGCCGGCGAGAAGATCTCGGCCGAGGAAATCGAGGACCATCTGCTCGGCCACCCCAGCGTGTTCGACGCGGCGGTGGTGTCGCTGCCCGACGACTTTCTCGGCGAGCGCTCCTGCGCCTTTGTGATCGCTCAAGGGCAGAAGCCCAAGGCCGCCGCGCTGAAGGCGTGGATGCGCAC
- a CDS encoding YncE family protein, giving the protein MPIDATLARPRLRRLALATVALFGLTGAALADPEFVKSVKPGAGLYELVFSGPMNRVYVAAAGTRGASETFVYALDPATLETKETIALGDDPVFGLGINNKTKTLYGTQTRDGSLAVIDLASGKVVAKLAKGEKAHVREVAVDEAADRAYVTVLGMRDTPSSVWIIDGAKKEIVDSIDDIPGGIAGISLDARNNRLFLSALQANEVVVVDLATRKVTNRFPSGGEGAINLVYDPSGDQVFVAHQGSGEVVALDAKDGKVIKKIPTGAGALSLAIDPTRSILYVTNRQAGFTSLVDTKTLEPVANVVTGSMPQTVTVDAATGNAYVSNKVKSTGRPRPPAPPAGAAPAAPGAPQPAVAAAPAAAPAAAPAAAPAGAPPAGEGGRARPVPMVDPYGDTVTLIKP; this is encoded by the coding sequence ATGCCGATCGACGCGACCCTTGCCCGGCCCCGCCTGCGCCGCCTCGCCCTCGCCACCGTGGCGCTGTTCGGCCTGACCGGCGCGGCCCTCGCCGACCCCGAATTCGTCAAATCGGTGAAGCCCGGCGCGGGACTGTACGAACTGGTCTTCAGCGGGCCGATGAACCGCGTCTATGTCGCCGCCGCCGGCACCCGCGGGGCGAGCGAGACCTTCGTCTACGCGCTCGACCCGGCGACGCTGGAGACGAAGGAGACCATCGCGCTCGGCGACGACCCGGTGTTCGGCCTCGGCATCAACAACAAGACGAAGACGCTCTACGGCACCCAGACCCGCGACGGCTCGCTGGCGGTGATCGACCTCGCCAGCGGCAAGGTGGTGGCCAAGCTGGCCAAGGGCGAGAAGGCGCATGTGCGCGAGGTGGCGGTCGACGAGGCGGCCGACCGCGCCTATGTGACCGTGCTCGGCATGCGCGACACGCCGTCCTCGGTGTGGATCATCGACGGCGCCAAGAAGGAGATCGTCGACAGCATCGACGATATTCCGGGCGGCATCGCCGGCATCTCGCTCGATGCCAGGAACAACCGGCTGTTCCTCTCGGCTCTGCAGGCCAATGAGGTGGTGGTGGTCGATCTCGCCACCAGGAAGGTCACGAACCGCTTCCCCTCCGGCGGCGAGGGCGCCATCAACCTCGTCTACGACCCGTCCGGCGATCAGGTCTTCGTCGCCCATCAGGGCTCGGGCGAGGTGGTCGCGCTCGACGCGAAGGACGGCAAGGTGATCAAGAAGATCCCGACCGGCGCCGGCGCGCTGAGCCTCGCCATCGATCCCACGCGCAGCATTCTCTACGTCACCAACCGGCAGGCCGGCTTCACCAGCCTCGTCGACACCAAGACGCTGGAGCCGGTCGCCAATGTCGTCACCGGCTCGATGCCGCAGACCGTGACCGTCGATGCCGCCACCGGCAACGCCTATGTCTCCAACAAGGTGAAGAGCACCGGCCGTCCGCGCCCGCCGGCGCCGCCCGCCGGTGCCGCCCCGGCGGCTCCCGGCGCGCCGCAGCCCGCCGTCGCTGCCGCTCCTGCCGCCGCTCCTGCCGCCGCTCCTGCCGCCGCTCCTGCCGGCGCGCCGCCTGCGGGTGAGGGTGGGCGCGCCCGCCCGGTGCCGATGGTCGACCCCTATGGCGACACCGTCACCCTGATCAAGCCCTGA
- a CDS encoding ABC transporter substrate-binding protein: MRLSLRGLLPFRPAGQSGLLLGLALALLAIAAPARAEVVLKDVTGREVKLAAPASRLLIDDGRFLVALALIHPDPVSVLAAWPRDINRIGKRTYEAYAAKFPAIERLARVASSAGALSVEQVVAARPDLAVFSLGSQPSPEERARIEAAGIPVVVIDFFTHPLANVEPSLALLGTATGREAQASAFLAFRRAHLDAVTDKLAGLKEGERPRVFLEPHAAMTADCCNSPGRGNVGDIIEAVGGTNIGAAVIPRAFGKLNLEYVVAQDPQVYIATGGSHMEGTAGLLIGPEYTLEKARETLARVVARPGFAGLAAVRDKRVHGLSHQMLNSPLDLFTVEILAKWVHPERFAGLDVEKTVAEVNVRFLAVPVEGPNWIDLD, encoded by the coding sequence ATGCGCCTTTCCCTTCGCGGCCTGCTTCCCTTCCGCCCGGCCGGACAGTCCGGCCTGTTGCTGGGATTGGCTCTCGCTCTTCTGGCCATTGCCGCGCCTGCCCGCGCCGAGGTCGTTCTGAAGGACGTAACCGGCCGCGAGGTGAAGCTCGCCGCGCCGGCGAGCCGGCTGCTGATCGACGACGGGCGCTTCCTCGTCGCGCTGGCGCTGATCCATCCCGACCCGGTGAGCGTGCTGGCGGCCTGGCCGCGCGACATCAACCGCATCGGCAAGCGCACCTATGAAGCCTATGCGGCGAAGTTCCCCGCCATCGAGAGGCTCGCCCGGGTGGCCAGCTCGGCCGGGGCGCTCTCGGTCGAGCAGGTGGTGGCGGCGCGGCCGGACCTCGCCGTGTTCTCGCTCGGCTCGCAGCCCTCGCCGGAGGAGCGCGCCCGCATCGAGGCGGCCGGCATCCCGGTGGTGGTGATCGACTTCTTCACCCACCCGCTCGCCAATGTGGAACCGAGCCTCGCTCTGCTCGGCACGGCGACCGGGCGCGAGGCGCAGGCAAGCGCGTTCCTCGCCTTCCGCCGCGCCCATCTCGACGCCGTGACGGACAAGCTCGCCGGCCTGAAGGAGGGCGAGCGCCCGCGCGTCTTCCTCGAACCGCATGCGGCGATGACGGCGGACTGCTGCAATTCCCCCGGCCGCGGCAATGTCGGCGACATCATCGAGGCGGTGGGCGGCACCAATATCGGCGCGGCGGTGATCCCGCGCGCCTTCGGCAAGCTCAACCTCGAATATGTCGTGGCGCAGGACCCGCAGGTCTACATCGCCACCGGCGGCAGCCATATGGAAGGCACCGCCGGGCTGCTGATCGGGCCCGAATACACCCTTGAGAAGGCGCGCGAGACGCTGGCGCGCGTGGTCGCCCGTCCCGGCTTCGCCGGGCTCGCGGCGGTGCGCGACAAGCGCGTGCACGGCCTCTCGCACCAGATGCTGAATTCGCCGCTCGACCTCTTCACCGTCGAGATTCTGGCCAAGTGGGTTCATCCCGAACGCTTCGCCGGGCTCGATGTCGAGAAGACGGTGGCGGAGGTGAATGTCCGCTTCCTCGCCGTGCCGGTCGAGGGGCCGAACTGGATCGACCTCGACTGA
- a CDS encoding UDP-glucose/GDP-mannose dehydrogenase family protein — MRVAMIGTGYVGLVSGTCFSDFGHEVVCVDKDADKIERLKLGEIPIFEPGLEDLVRRNVTSGRLQFDTDLTQAVREAEVVFIAVGTPSRRGDGHADLSYVHAAAREIARAAQGFTVVVTKSTVPVGTGADLEHIIREEAPSADIAVVSNPEFLREGAAIEDFKRPDRIVIGTDDPRAREVMAALYRPLSLNAAPLLFTGRNNAELIKYASNAFLAMKITFINEMADLCEKVGGDVQEVARGIGLDRRIGPKFLHAGPGYGGSCFPKDTLALMRTAQEAGTPLRLIETVTTVNDSRKAAMGRRVLDAIGTPPRGATVAVLGLTFKPNTDDMRDSPAINIVQSLLDRGVRVRAFDPAGIEEARKVLPAGVDYAGDPYDCAEGADGLVIVTEWDAFRALDLDRLKALLRRPVVVDLRNVYPPADLIGRGFTYVGIGRGTLD, encoded by the coding sequence ATGCGCGTCGCGATGATCGGTACCGGCTATGTCGGGCTCGTGTCCGGCACCTGTTTCTCGGATTTCGGCCATGAGGTCGTCTGCGTCGACAAGGACGCCGACAAGATCGAGCGCCTCAAGCTCGGCGAGATCCCGATCTTCGAGCCCGGCCTCGAGGATCTGGTGCGCCGCAACGTCACCAGCGGGCGGCTGCAATTCGACACCGACCTGACCCAGGCGGTGCGCGAGGCCGAAGTGGTGTTCATCGCGGTGGGCACGCCCTCGCGGCGCGGCGACGGCCATGCGGACCTCTCCTATGTCCACGCCGCCGCCCGCGAGATCGCCCGCGCCGCGCAGGGCTTCACCGTCGTCGTCACCAAGTCGACCGTGCCCGTCGGCACCGGCGCCGACCTCGAGCACATCATCCGCGAGGAGGCCCCCTCGGCCGACATCGCCGTGGTCTCCAATCCCGAATTCCTGCGCGAAGGCGCCGCCATCGAGGACTTCAAGCGCCCGGACCGCATCGTCATCGGCACCGACGACCCCCGCGCCCGCGAGGTGATGGCCGCGCTCTACCGCCCGCTCTCGCTCAACGCCGCGCCGCTGCTGTTCACCGGCCGCAACAATGCCGAGCTGATCAAATATGCCAGCAACGCCTTCCTCGCGATGAAGATCACCTTCATCAACGAGATGGCCGACCTGTGCGAGAAGGTCGGCGGCGACGTGCAGGAAGTCGCGCGCGGCATCGGCCTCGACCGCCGCATCGGCCCGAAATTCCTGCATGCCGGCCCCGGCTATGGCGGCTCGTGCTTTCCCAAGGACACGCTGGCGCTGATGCGCACGGCGCAGGAGGCCGGCACCCCGCTGCGGCTCATCGAGACGGTGACGACGGTGAACGACAGCCGCAAGGCGGCGATGGGCCGGCGCGTGCTCGACGCCATCGGCACACCGCCGCGCGGCGCCACGGTGGCGGTGCTCGGCCTCACCTTCAAGCCGAACACCGACGACATGCGCGACAGCCCGGCGATCAACATCGTGCAGTCGCTGCTCGACCGCGGCGTGCGCGTGCGCGCCTTCGATCCCGCCGGCATCGAGGAGGCGCGCAAGGTGCTGCCCGCCGGCGTCGACTATGCCGGCGACCCCTATGACTGCGCTGAGGGCGCCGACGGCCTCGTCATCGTCACCGAATGGGATGCCTTCCGCGCCCTCGACCTCGACCGGCTCAAGGCGCTGCTGCGCCGGCCGGTGGTGGTCGACCTGCGCAACGTCTACCCGCCCGCCGACCTCATCGGCCGCGGCTTCACCTATGTCGGCATCGGGCGCGGCACGCTCGACTAG
- a CDS encoding isochorismate synthase MenF, whose translation MGDGAEPAAAGRAAFAPALPFALASAGQTLVGRGCLDHVTAGPVPPGEQVRSLLAGTVAGPRLIVGALPFDTGAPAHLYRPAEATFSAGRACFAAAFSPPALVKAPEGSAPRWQVRAEPSLTAYRYAVAEALARLARAEEGLRKIVLSRSLRLVADRPVDAAALLRALAEDTSVTAFCVPLEGGAPGRALVGATPELLVSRRGTAIASRPLAGSARRLPETGADRAAGEALMASQKDLREHGEVVAAILDQLAPHCVELYAPDQPELAATASMWHLRTSIAGRLRDASLSALDLALLLHPTPAVCGTPRLPAARAIAELEGYERGFYAGALGWCDAAGDGDWHVAIRCAEIAGREARLYAGAGIVPGSDPVAEGEETSAKFAALLSALGIDEDGQPLVEDRA comes from the coding sequence ATGGGTGACGGTGCGGAGCCGGCGGCCGCCGGCAGGGCGGCCTTCGCCCCCGCCTTGCCCTTCGCGCTGGCCTCGGCCGGACAGACCCTTGTCGGCCGTGGCTGCCTCGATCACGTGACCGCCGGCCCGGTGCCGCCGGGCGAGCAGGTGCGTTCCCTGCTCGCCGGCACCGTCGCCGGGCCCCGCCTCATCGTCGGCGCGCTGCCCTTCGACACCGGCGCGCCGGCCCATCTCTACCGTCCGGCGGAAGCGACGTTCAGCGCCGGGCGGGCCTGCTTTGCCGCCGCCTTCTCCCCGCCGGCGCTGGTGAAGGCGCCGGAGGGCTCCGCCCCGCGCTGGCAGGTGAGGGCCGAACCCTCGCTGACCGCCTATCGCTATGCGGTGGCCGAGGCGCTGGCCCGCCTCGCCCGCGCGGAAGAGGGGCTGCGCAAGATCGTGCTGTCGCGCAGCCTCAGACTGGTCGCCGACCGCCCGGTCGATGCGGCCGCGCTGCTGCGCGCGCTGGCGGAGGATACCAGCGTCACCGCCTTCTGCGTGCCGCTGGAAGGCGGCGCCCCCGGCCGCGCGCTGGTCGGCGCGACGCCGGAACTGCTGGTCTCCCGGCGCGGTACGGCGATCGCCTCGCGCCCGCTGGCCGGCTCGGCCCGCCGCTTGCCCGAGACCGGCGCCGACCGCGCGGCGGGCGAGGCGCTGATGGCCTCGCAGAAGGACCTTCGCGAGCATGGCGAGGTGGTCGCCGCCATTCTCGACCAGCTTGCGCCCCATTGCGTGGAACTCTACGCGCCGGACCAGCCCGAACTGGCGGCGACCGCCAGCATGTGGCACCTGCGCACGTCGATCGCCGGCCGGCTGCGCGACGCCTCGCTTTCCGCGCTCGACCTCGCGCTGCTGCTGCACCCGACCCCGGCCGTCTGCGGCACGCCGCGCCTGCCGGCGGCGCGGGCCATCGCGGAGCTGGAGGGCTATGAGCGCGGCTTCTATGCCGGCGCCCTCGGCTGGTGCGACGCGGCGGGCGACGGCGACTGGCACGTCGCCATTCGCTGCGCCGAGATCGCCGGCCGCGAGGCGCGGCTCTATGCCGGGGCGGGCATCGTGCCGGGGTCCGATCCGGTCGCCGAGGGCGAGGAGACCTCGGCCAAGTTCGCCGCCCTGCTGTCCGCGCTCGGCATCGACGAGGATGGCCAGCCGCTCGTGGAGGATCGCGCGTGA